In Xyrauchen texanus isolate HMW12.3.18 chromosome 13, RBS_HiC_50CHRs, whole genome shotgun sequence, a single genomic region encodes these proteins:
- the LOC127653847 gene encoding volume-regulated anion channel subunit LRRC8D-like, producing the protein MFTLTEVASLNDIQPTYRILKPWWDVFMDYLGVVMLMLAIFAGTMQLTKDQVVCLPVLESWEDPNSIPTERQPEKAFGSGGRGGHVTLAAAPLTSKEQTDSVVHQLHFPHPSAVSHPQPMGLRTNLDFQQYVFVNQMCYHVALPWYSKYFPYLALIHTIVLMVSSNFWFKYPKTSSKIEHFVSILAKCFESPWTTKALSETACEDSEENKQRLTGASTLPKHLSTSSEEGSPNQSTPMLAKSSIKFSAEKPVIEVPSMTILDKKDGEQAKALFEKVRKFRAHVEDSDFIYKLYVAQTIIKTVKFILILCYTMTFVTSIHFDHDCKPDIKHLTGYTKFKCTHNMAFMLKKLLVSYIVLIFVYGLVCIYTLFWLFRRPLKEYSFEKVREESSFSDIPDVKNDFAFLLHMVDQYDQLYSKRFGVFLSEVSENKLREISLNHEWTFEKLRQHVTCNAQEKLELHLFMLSGVPDAVFDLTDLEVLKLELIPEARITAKISQMINLHELHFYHCPAKVEQTAFSFLRDHLRCLHVKFTDVAEIPTWVYMLKNLRELYLVGNLNSENNKMIGLESLRDLRHLKILHLKSNLTKIPTNITDLSPHLIKLVVHNDGTKLVVLNSLKKMMNLAELELHNCELERIPHAIFSLTNLQELDLKSNHIRTIEEVISFQHLKRLNCLKLWHNKIISIPLSISHVKNLEFLYLSHNKLETLPTTLFNILKLRYLDVSHNSIVVIPPDVGFLQNLQHFAITGNKVEVVPKQMFKCTKLRTLSLGHNCITSLPETIGQLLQLTYLELKGNCLDRLPAQLGQCHLLRRNCLIVEDHLFDSLPLEVKESISQENNATFANGV; encoded by the coding sequence ATGTTTACCCTCACAGAAGTTGCCTCTTTAAATGACATCCAGCCAACTTATCGTATACTGAAACCATGGTGGGACGTCTTTATGGATTACCTGGGTGTGGTCATGCTTATGCTGGCCATATTTGCAGGCACCATGCAGTTAACCAAAGATCAGGTGGTTTGCCTTCCTGTTCTGGAATCGTGGGAAGACCCGAACTCCATACCCACAGAAAGGCAACCAGAGAAAGCTTTTGGCTCAGGGGGGCGAGGAGGCCATGTGACATTGGCAGCTGCACCTTTGACAAGTAAAGAACAGACCGACAGTGTTGTCCACCAGCTACACTTCCCACACCCGTCTGCTGTCAGTCATCCTCAGCCTATGGGTCTACGAACAAACCTGGATTTTCAGCAGTATGTCTTTGTTAATCAGATGTGCTACCATGTTGCCCTCCCGTGGTATTCAAAGTACTTTCCATATCTAGCTCTCATTCACACCATTGTACTTATGGTAAGCAGTAACTTTTGGTTCAAGTATCCAAAGACCAGTTCcaaaattgaacattttgtgtcTATTTTGGCTAAGTGTTTCGAGTCTCCTTGGACAACCAAGGCATTGTCTGAGACCGCCTGTGAAGACTCCGAAGAGAATAAGCAGCGATTGACAGGAGCCTCTACATTACCAAAGCATCTTTCCACCAGCAGTGAAGAGGGAAGTCCAAATCAGTCTACACCCATGCTTGCAAAATCTAGCATTAAGTTTTCTGCAGAGAAGCCAGTCATTGAAGTCCCAAGCATGACTATACTTGATAAAAAGGATGGCGAGCAAGCTAAAGCCCTTTTTGAGAAAGTGAGGAAGTTCCGTGCTCATGTTGAGGATAGTGACTTCATCTACAAACTTTATGTTGCTCAAACTATTATAAAAACAGTCAAATTTATTTTGATCCTGTGTTACACTATGACATTTGTCACCTCCATTCATTTTGACCATGACTGTAAGCCAGATATTAAACATTTAACTGGATACACCAAATTTAAATGTACCCATAACATGGCTTTCATGTTGAAAAAGCTTCTTGTTAGCTACATTGTCCTCATTTTTGTTTATGGCTTGGTTTGCATTTACACACTTTTTTGGCTGTTTAGGCGGCCTCTTAAAGAATACTCCTTTGAGAAAGTTAGAGAGGAAAGCAGTTTTAGTGATATTCCAGATGTGAAGAATGACTTTGCTTTTCTCCTTCACATGGTGGACCAGTATGACCAGTTGTACTCTAAACGTTTTGGTGTCTTTCTCTCAGAGGTAAGCGAGAATAAACTGCGGGAAATCAGCTTAAACCACGAGTGGACATTTGAGAAACTACGGCAACATGTGACTTGCAATGCACAAGAGAAGCTTGAGCTGCATCTTTTCATGCTTTCAGGTGTGCCTGATGCAGTCTTTGACCTCACTGATTTAGAGGTCCTGAAACTAGAGCTCATCCCAGAGGCTCGTATCACAGCAAAAATTTCCCAGATGATCAACCTCCACGAGTTGCACTTTTACCACTGCCCTGCCAAAGTTGAACAGACTGCATTCAGTTTCCTCCGCGATCACCTCCGGTGCCTTCATGTCAAGTTTACAGACGTAGCAGAGATTCCCACTTGGGTTTATATGCTAAAGAACCTGAGAGAGCTTTACTTGGTGGGAAACTTGAACTCTGAGAATAATAAAATGATTGGATTGGAGTCCCTCAGGGACCTGAGGCATCTAAAGATCCTACATCTCAAGAGCAACCTTACCAAGATTCCGACTAACATTACAGACTTATCACCCCATCTGATCAAACTTGTGGTACACAATGATGGCACAAAACTTGTGGTATTAAATAGCTTGAAAAAGATGATGAACCTTGCTGAGCTTGAGCTCCATAATTGTGAACTGGAGAGGATACCACATGCAATTTTTAGTTTGACCAATCTACAGGAGTTGGACTTGAAATCAAACCACATTCGTACCATTGAAGAGGTCATCAGCTTTCAGCACCTCAAACGGCTTAACTGCCTCAAACTGTGGCACAATAAAATAATCTCCATTCCATTGTCCATAAGTCATGTAAAAAACCTAGAGTTCCTCTATCTTTCCCATAACAAACTAGAGACTTTGCCTACTACTCTGTTTAATATTCTTAAATTAAGATACCTGGATGTCAGTCATAACTCAATTGTAGTTATTCCTCCTGATGTGGGCTTTCTCCAGAATCTACAGCACTTTGCCATCACAGGAAACAAGGTAGAAGTGGTTCCCAAGCAGATGTTCAAATGCACAAAGTTGCGTACCTTGTCTCTTGGGCACAATTGCATTACTTCGCTGCCAGAGACAATTGGCCAGCTGTTGCAGCTGACTTATCTTGAGCTGAAGGGGAACTGCCTGGATCGCCTGCCAGCACAGCTTGGGCAGTGTCATCTTTTGCGACGAAATTGTCTCATTGTAGAGGACCACCTTTTTGATTCACTGCCCCTAGAAGTCAAAGAGAGCATCAGTCAGGAAAACAATGCTACATTTGCTAATGGAGTGTGA